The Chanodichthys erythropterus isolate Z2021 chromosome 5, ASM2448905v1, whole genome shotgun sequence sequence TATTGTAAAGATTCAGAAACATTGTTTATGGTATTATCTGAATTCTGAGCAAACCAAACTGACTATAAATGTGTACAGAACTAAGGTGGCATGTGGAAAGAGTgcaatgcacaaacacacacgctcACTAATGCTCAAAACAAGTGGTTCCTGGCCAGCCATTTCTATGTTGAATCACTTTAAGTGGTAATGCACCCATTATCAGAGTGGAGCTGGTCAGTGTAGAGTCTATCCATCTATTTTTACCTGCTGTGGTCAGCAGGCCCATTTAGCCATCCGGTAATGAGAGCTAATGAGCTGGCCCTCTCCACACAGCCCTGGACAAATCACATAGCATCTGATTTGCACCACAACAATTCAATAGCCAAAGATTAAGCCTGGTCACCAGAGTCTAAGAGGCCGTTTTTAACTAAAAACAGGAaactttttgtgtgttttgcccattcatttacatgacaacagtgtttttggggcctgaaaatgcaaacttttgaaaaagggtttcaaagtgcaagtttttgaaaacgatatcattatcatctccatgtaaacaacaaaaattgtTGCACGACCATTGCAGTGCTGAAAATGGGCGAAACCAGATGGTCTGTCTActatcgccatctactggcctggcattaTAATACAAAGTTTAGTCGCTTTCCAGGATCCTTGAGAACAGGGATGTGCAAATTTGTGGAAACGATGACGTCATGTGCATATGTGTTATGTGTTCAGtctagtgtttctttacaaagtgacatcgccatctagtGGTGTGGCGttataatacagcatttttagtcgtCTTTTTTTTGGATTCTTGTGAACGTGGATctttttgacaatgttgtcgtctgtataaaaatgcaaaaagcaaaaaagcaaaggaaaaactttctGTACATCGTCGTGTAAATATGCCCTAAAGGGCCGTTTACACAATGCCATTTTCGACTAAAAGTggactttttatgcgttttggccattcatttacacgacagcgttgttttgggggcctgcaaacgcaaacttttaaaaacaggTTTCAAAATGCAAGGTTTTGAAATGACATTGTTATCGTCtccatgtaaacaacaaaaatgctaatttgtgaaaatggtgaagTCATGCACATGCGTgttatgtgttcagtctattATGTGCCAGAGGAAGAAGCGCGCAGCCATCTATATAATTTTGTGtatgaactttcatttttgcggtagctctgtatatttctGTGGCATCGCTGTCAAAGAGTAATTAGCTGCTGAAGTTGATTTACGTATTGTAGAGTTCacaaaagttatcatgagcattgtaatgtttgaagcgAATGTCagaacaaatgtcagtagactgggaagattttaaaaaacccgtaagatcttaccttcatgcggtgaaaatacaaaccggaagacagaacACAACGAGCGCAGCATTGAGAAGGGGCGGCGCTACAGAAGGTCTACAGGTGCgcagtgtttctttacaaagtgacattgccatctactggcctggcattataatacagtatttttattcGCTTTTGTGAATTCTTGTGAATGGGTATCTTTTTGACGTTGCCTTTTGTACGTGAAAAAAGTAAAGGAAAACCatttccgtttttagtacatcgttgttgtgtaaatgtacccAAAGGGCCGTTTatacaacaccattttcaactgaaactttttatgcattttggccgttcatttacacgataATGGCGTTTTGGGGCCATGAAAAccatctctgtgtaaactacaagaAACgagaatttgtgaaaatggtgacgtcatgcgcatgtgtaattacgtgttcagtctatagtgtttctttacaatgtgacatcgccatctactggcctggcagcagaatacagcgtttttggTTGTTTTCgcagatccgtgtgaacggggatcgttTTTACGATATTGTCGTCTGTATGCGAAAAACGCAAAGCAAAAATGTTTCCGTTTTTAGAAcatcgttgttgtgtaaacataccctgAGTCTTCACATTATACCTGCTGATCTGTGGAATCACATCAAGACCTATTGGGATTTAGGAAAAGAGCAACAAGACAAGGAAAACCGGAACTAAATACACAGGAACAGAACAGAGGCGCAACAAGGCACACAATAAAGAGTACATGAAAAGTCATGTTTCTTAGAATAATGGAGTTATAAACATGGATAAATGAACATTCATTGTTAGCAATGGGTGGAtattctgtgtgtgtatgtatatgcaAATACAAGTTTTGGTGCGTGAgtgattttaaattaattagtcATCTCTGTTTTTGCATTTCCTCCTACTTAGTGCTGTAATGATATAAATCCAATGTGACAAATTAAGACCAAACAAAATTTTTTGTGCATGTTTTCTCTGAATGTTATTGTTCCATTCAGCTTGATTTCTGGCATTTCCAGGAAGATGGATGGGATGTGCAACTGCCACAAGGATTACAAATGACAAGCTAAAATGACACATGCATTAAGAGAAGCACAGCCACAGAAGAACACATAACAGCCTCTTCAGTTACCTAAGCCAAGTAGAGCACTTCAACACTAACAACCTGCCCGACCAATCTAAAGAATAGGGCACTCAATGACAATAACCTATTTAACCACCCTATTAAGAATCAAACATTTGTACTAACCTTAACTTTAACCCTAACTCCATTCATATCTCcaacagaaaaacacaaacctAAAAGTAGCAAGCAGAAAAAAAAGGAGTTTTAAGGCTGTAGTTCACTTTACTTGCCTTTTAAACACCTGTAagaaaaattacaaattatattttttaaaaatgggttttattttaattatgtaaataCATTCCTGTGAAAAACATACTGTTTTAGGACAAATAATGTACGTTTCTacaataatatacatatatatgtatattatatacactgtaaaaaattaccacgattttaacagtaaaagactgtaaaaatgctgcggtgaaaaactgtcaattggtttacagaaagtttccgtactatatacggtgaataactgtaatagatctaacggtacatttaatgtaattttacagtaaaataccgttaaattcacagtttttggaagtgaaaaataacaattcattgtaaaatttacagtgaaaaaacgtaatttgacattcccacaattccctgcgtgacacttcccatttgatatattttcgttgaaataactctgtttcttcatagtttttctcattttttctaatcagttatttacattagggttttatgttatatCTAATGTTGGCAAATTAacgtttattgcatttttaaaatgtcatgcatgttaccatgatggtgtttagtgtgtgtgtgaatgatacTGTGTGCATCTTCTATATGTTattgttgtccttctcagcttgtagaaaatctgcttgtgatgaactttgattcatcatgtgactctcatcaccactgtgtttggtgactgtcagtgtattataaaggtacaaaacagatattagtacttcattaggttggtaaattaacattatatcatttaatgaaatacgttattttaccgtaaatttaacagaaattgtttttacattgctactgtattttttacagtaaatttctggcaaccacagctgccagttttttaccgtaaattttactgggatttttttttacagtgtagtgcaGAGCCATAGACATTGAGGGGGACGATTAGAAAAGGCTAAATCATCATAATTAACGTTGTAAATAGTGAATATAGCCTGCGTGTCAACTGTTTTGCGATAGAAATGTTAAATGACCGACAGTAACatccagtgatgcaaactacacgACTTTTTTCACATGCGCGCAGCGCGACGtgtcaaaatacattataatcagtgatattgaTAAAATCCCGACAATAAACGGATTCCCCGTTCTATTTCTGACATATAGTCTAGTGCTTTGCAACGGTCGGTTTGTCACATTCAGCTTTTAACTGTTGCTGCGCAACAAAAATCGCGTCTGGTGTCGACACGGTGTATATTgttcgcacgatttactattttgttccctcgatttataaatcatccGCATATAAATCATATGAAATAgtaatcgtgcgcacgatttagcaaatcgagggaacgaattagtaaattatagtaaattttttcttgcatgtaCGTGCGGGGTCCAtacattttgaatttaataaatgcatttacgTGATTTATGTAGTTTCTGAGTGTCACGAGCCAagaaacattttatgttttcGACATATTAGGCATAGGCTATAAATAAAAGTAGTGCATGTgttcatacactctaaaaaatgtgttaaaaacaacccaagtttggttaaatatggacatcccagcaggttgggttaaagggcacctattatgccctctttcacaagatgtaatataagtctctgggctggtcaagtttcagcttaaaatacaccacaaatttgagcaaaaacatgccttttactatattactatatatatatatatatccaaaattggttgaaaaaaatggctgggtgaaaacaacccaatccctgggtttgtccatatttaacccagcatttttagagtgaaatgcaaattaatgcaaatattatttgcaaatagttaAAAATGATTATTTCCGAACTAGAATTAGACCTGTTCTGTTTCtttatgctttttaaaaaattggTCCCCCCAATGTTCAAGACATTGTTACGACCTTGCTGtagtgtgcatatatatatatatatatatatatatatatatatatatatatatatatatatatatatatatatatatatatatatatatatatatatatatatatatatatatgtgtgtgtgtgtgtgtttatatataacCTTCATCATAGCTATAAATAGCTTATAATGCATCCTTATTTTTCAGCTCTGACCACTCAGTCGTCTCTTTCAGATATTTATATTGGTTATAGTTTAATTAGTACAAACCAAACCATTTTTCCAGGCCAATGGGAATGACAGCTCAAAATAAATCTAATTTGACAGACAAGCCTAATTTTGGCAACCAGAGTCCCATCTTACATTGCATGTCGTCTTATATAACGTTCCTTATCCTCTGACATTTATGATTCAAATTTCCAGAGCTACTTTTATCGCCTGTTGTAGACTCTTAGTCACAGGCCGGCTAATACTAATGACCGCTTTCTTCAGAAGTTCTCAAAATAAGGATCTAAGACTGGAATTACAAGAATGAATGATCTCACacctttttgttgtttgatttggTGGAGTCATTTCAAGAATGTACTGCATCATAACCgcatcatcatcattactcGAGCTGTCTGTATATTTACCATATTTGTCTAAAAAGTGAGTGCTATGCATTCTTGAACATTTTACTTTTGTCTTGCTCTGCACCTGTGCTCCAATTTATCTGCATTTTCAGGGATGAAAACAAACGGCAGTCATAACTCACAGAAATATAATTGAGACagtttgaacattcttcaaagtAATGGCCTATTATTCTGAATGGAAACAAAGACAATGGAAAACATGAGCATGAATTGATTGCAGTTCATGGTTAAAGTTATGGCCGGACCGAGAGCAACATTGAAATCGAGTGCAGTCAAGAATTTTATGGCTCTTCAACCTTTTATTATACTTTGAATGGCAAAAATAAAGATTTCCAGTGCCTGACCCTCCCAAAACCCAAATGATCCCTCTAGAGTTAGAATTCACACAGAAGCAACATAAATATCTTTACAAAATAATTCAATTTACAAAATGCACGGAGTTACATTATGTCACAGGTCCAATCAGCAGTCTTCAGGTCCAAATATGTGGTTCTCTTACTCTACCAGTCCGGGGCTTGTTTCAATGCATTTATTGATCTACAATTTACAGGAAACATGTCAAAGCAAACGTGTCGGTTCCAAGGCCAAAGCACACTATGTACATCTTCAAGCTAATATCTCTCATCAAAGTTTATTTTCTATGTACAGTGCAAACATTTACGTCATAGGtaaccacatttttttttcttcaacacGTTGTTTTTAGTAGTATGCTGATGTCCTATACTAGACTGTGTAAATGGAAAACCTATGATGGTCAAGGAGAGTTGTTTTCTTGCCTTCAAACCGACCTCAGAGGGGCTAGAAGAGAAAAGATCGGTGATTAAATGAGCTATATTTGCAAGCACTGTTATTAAGCATCTTTTCATCTAACTTACCAATGGTATATGATTCAGAAGCTGGTCTACAGTGACGTCATCGTAGCTCTCCCGATACGTGGTTTCGCCACCGGCCGATTCCTCCTGCATGCTGGGTGGGTCTTCTTGACTAAAGAGGGGaaaaaacagcacaaaacaCGTTCAGTTCAGAGTATTTCAGTATCTTTAAGTGGTTTAGTGATGCTCATGAAGTGCTTTATACCTTCTCTTTCCTGTTAGAACAGAGTTAAGATATTTCTTCACCGCCATTTGCTTGCGAAAGCGACTGTAATTGTCTGTGAATATTGCGTCCGAATGACGCTTCATCGGCGCCTGGTCTTCCATCAAATCATCGCTAAAAGCGCACAAAGAAATACGTCATTCCTCCTAATATGCAGTTCATTTGACTACTTGAGATCACCAGCTAAacatttacttttattcatttggcagaccgTTTTTATAGGATTCTATGGTATATAATCCAATGGCCATTTTGAGATTGATCAGAATCTGCATAAACAAaccattatgcaaatatcgatTAGACTTACAGATTTACAGTAATATAGAAGAAATAGCAGAAGAAACTTTCTTTGTATCTAAAATCTGATTATACTGAACAATTACTAAAACATAATTCCTGTTACACCAAGTTCAATTGATTTCTGCCTCCCTATTAAAACCATTCCTTCTAAAACCAGATAATTGACAAATTGTTTTCGTTGGTTTCCAATGTTTAGATCTGGTCTGAGAAGGTTTTGGGCTCTTGGGTGACTAGCTTCAAATCACCTTAGGCTGGTTTCAGCAGGGCTTTGGATAATGTTAATGATCACCACTGCCAGATTGTGAAATGCATTGGCATAAAAAAAGGGTTCATGTACCTGACCCGCTTTCCGATCAATGACTCCAGGTACCGTCTGGCAGACAACTGTCCGAGAAGTTTACTATATCCGCTTGTGAAGAGCCCGTCTGCGTGTCTTGTATCTCTGCACAGACACAGAATTTAATAACTACAATAACCAACTTTACTCTATAAACCAGAGAATGACACAATCTAGTATTTAAAGCTCATCTGAGTTGTAATAAAACCAGCTTGTTTTCATTATGAAAGCTTTTTAGCAATGTCCATGTCTCCCTTACAAAATAGTTTCAATCAaaatttgtaaatatatgtTAATGTAAATGTTCTAAAAGCTTCTTTAAGAACTCATATTAGGCTAATTTATTAAGATTCTACACAGGAATGAGTAGGCTAGAATAAGGAAACTTATTACCGTGGTAAATTTTGCGTATTTGTGAAACGTTTTTAAGCATTTGGATGTGGTTAAAATAACTTGCGActagaaaatttaaatttagttgcatatttaaactacACGCGTTGAACAGAAATTCTGTAAATGCTAAATTGCAATTTTCCCTACTTGTATGGTTCATACAGTTGTGTTTTCCTTAAATacccaaacaaacaacaaaaataacattgttttttctttgtttctccGTGTTTTGTATCgtctttattcttttttcttttctgaggCGATTCAGTCACATGCGCGCGCACAGCTCTGATGGCGCGAACAGCGCGCGCTCATATTCTGATatataaaatgctttaaaaatattacaaaaagagttagGAATTTAGTTTAACTCGTGTGCTTTAATAGAATAAAGGTCTTACCTCATGGAGGCGTAGGGTAAACTTAAGGTCCGGGCATAAAAAACACTGGAGAGAGTTATGAAGAGCAAAAGCTGAGAGCCGTTCCTCACGAGCATTGCTTTACACCTGTGCATAcatgaatgcatgaataaacaattaaatgtaaatgcatattAAAACTAGAATGCGAAATAGTAAAGGCATTTGCAAAAACTACTAACTTAAAATGTGCATTCTCTTTGTCGCCGTTcacattataattaaaaaaatctttattctattttattaatTGTAAGTTTTTGCTTTGcctaaaacaatttaaaattagtTCGTACAGAACATACTACTTCAGAAAATATGTTTCAATGGATattaatgaatgtaaatgtcGTGCAATTTCTGTAGGCTATATATGAGTATGTAAAATCAAATGAATGTAACATGCACATGAGTAAAAAGTGACTAATATTAAAATCAAAGGATCTTACATGTGCTATGGTGATGTGATCCGCGCGCTGATCGGGCTCCTGAAATACCTCCAGTCAAATCTCCCAAAGTGACCAGGTGCTTTTTAAAGTTCCTTTTCGCGGTCTCGTGTCTCTTTGAATAGTCTCACCCCTCGCCTCGTTTTATatgtctgaatactttccatcaGACAGGAAGACAATCAGATTTGATTTGTGTTAATACGTCACGAAGAAAGTCCCATTGGGACGGATGTGTTCGTCATTGGTCGGGAGGcacacttcacacacacacacacacacacacacacacactggtgaAATCA is a genomic window containing:
- the vip gene encoding VIP peptides produces the protein MCKAMLVRNGSQLLLFITLSSVFYARTLSLPYASMRDTRHADGLFTSGYSKLLGQLSARRYLESLIGKRVSDDLMEDQAPMKRHSDAIFTDNYSRFRKQMAVKKYLNSVLTGKRSQEDPPSMQEESAGGETTYRESYDDVTVDQLLNHIPLPL